The following is a genomic window from Nocardioides thalensis.
GGAAAATCGATAATCACACCTATGTAATTCATTCCCTCGAACGTGAATTACGCGTTTGTAGTTATTCGCGAAGGCTGTTACTTGTGTGATTTCTGTGGTTATTGTGACGCCGCTTCCGACGGACATGACCGCCACTTCCCTGGAGTCCCGCCATGCAGCCCCGGCCCGCACCTTCCCCGCTCGCCGCCCGCTTCACGACCCCGCTCGCCCGCCTCACCACGGCCGCGATCGCGGCCGTCCTCGCGCTGGCGCTGCTCGCCCAGGTGCGCGTGGCGGACGAGACCGAGCGGCCCGCTCCGCTGCGCGCCGACCTGATGGCGGCCGAGCCCAACCCGGTGACGCCCGGCAACTTCACCGGCTACGGGTTCGACCAGTGCCTGGCGCCGACCCAGAAGGCGATGGACGCATGGCTCCACCACTCGCCGTTCCTCTCCGTCGGCATCTACATCTCCGGCAACTCCCGTGCCTGCCGGTCGCAACCCAACCTGACGCCGACGTGGATCCGCACCCAGCTCCAGAAGGGCTGGCGGCTGCTGCCGATCACGCTCGGCCCGCAGGCGTCGTGCAGCGACCGGTTCCCGCGCTACGACGACGACCCGACGATCAACCCGCGGCCGGGCGCCGAGGGCCTCTACGGCAAGGCCCGCCGCCAGGCCCGCCGCGAGGCGGTGAAGGCGGTCGACGCCGCGCAGCGTCTGGGCATCACCAAGGGCAGCACGCTCTGGTACGACCTCGAGGCGTTCGACCACACCAATCGGCACTGCCGCGAGTCGGCGCTGTCGTTCCTGAGCGCCTGGACGACCGGCATCCACAAGCTCGGCTACAAGTCAGGCGTCTACGGCAGCGTGGGCTCGTCGGTGCTCATCCTCGACGACGCGCGGGTCAAGAGGCCCGGCACGTACGTGATGCCCGACATGCTCTGGCTCGCCCGCTGGGACGGCGTCGCCAACACCTCCAGCTCCTACATCCGCGAGGACGGCTGGCGCCCCGGCGCCCGGGTGAAGCAGTACCAGGGCGGCCACGACGAGACGTGGGGCGGCGTGACCATCAACATCGACCGCAACTACCTCGACGTCGGCCGTGGCTCGGTCGCCGACCCGGAGGACCACTGCAACGGCACCAACATCAACCCGAAGAAGTACGGCGTCCTCTCGCCGGGCACCGAGGCCACCGTCCAGGTCAAGGCGCTCCAGTGCCTGCTCAAGGAGCGCGGCCGCTACGACGGCAAGCTCTCCGGCGTCTACAACGACGCGACGGTCGCCTCCGTCCGCCAGTGGCAGAGCGACCGCGGCTTCCCCGTCAGCGACCGGTTCAGCGTCCACGACTGGATCGCGCTGCACATGGACAACGCCAACACCGTGATGAAGGTCGGGTCGGCCGGACCCGCCGTACGCCGTCTCCAGCGGGCGCTCCGGGCCGCCGGCGTGTGGTCCCAGCCGATCTCCGGCGTCTACGACCCCGCGACGGCGTCGGCGGTGCGCGCCTACCAGAAGCGGGTCGGGCTGAAGGAGACCGGCATCGCCAACGGCAAGACCAACGTCAAGCTCGACCACGGCCGCCGCTGACGGTCCCGGCCTCTATCCTCCACGGCATGATGATCCGGCCGGCGGAGCTCGAGGCGATCCGCGACGGTGAGATCGACCTCGCGTTCCGCCGGTGGGACCGTGCCCGGGTCAAGGTCGGCACCCGGCTGCGGACCGCGGTCGGCCTGCTCGAGGTCACCAGCGTCGACGCGGTGCCTCTGTCCGCGCTGCGCGCCGAGGACGCGCGCCGCTGCGGCGCCGCGTCGCTCGCCGCGCTCAAGCAGGCGCTGTCGGCGCGACCCACCGGGCAGGTGTTCCGCGTCGGGCTGAGGTACGCCGGCCGCGACCCGCGCGAGGTGCTGCGAGAGTCGGTGCCGACCCCTGCGGAGCTGGCCGAGATCCGCGCCGGGCTCGACCGGCTCGACGCGGCCTCCCCCGTCGGCCCGTGGACGCGCGCCACGCTGCGGATCATCGACGACCAGCCGGAGGTCCGGGCACCGGAGCTCGCCGCGCAGCTGGATCGGCCGACGCCGGAGTTCAAGCGCGACGTCCGCAAGCTCAAGGAGCGCGGGCTGACCGAGTCGCTCGCGATCGGCTATCGCCTCTCGCCGCGCGGCGAGGCTGTGATCGACGCCGAGGACGGCCCGAGGGAGCGGGCGCCCCGCCGGGAGGGCACCCCGCTGCCCCGCACCATCGGTGCGCCGGCGACGCGGGCGCTCCGCGCCGTCGACGTACACACGCTCGAGGCCGTGAGCGCGTGGACCCGCAGTGACCTCGCCGCTCTGCACGGCGTCGGGCCGATCGCCCTGGACCGGCTGTCAGCGGCGATGGCGGAGATCGGGCTGGACTACGCCGGCACCTGATCGCCGCCGACGATCAGCCGACCGGCGGGCCGACCAGCAGCGCGACGCCCGTGAGGCCCGCGACCGCGGCGACGAAGCCGAGTGCCGCAAGGCTCCCGTGCGCACGCAGCCACGCGATCGACCGGCGGGCGCGGGACTTGCTGTCCTCGCGCGAGTGCCAGGCGCTGTGCAGGCCGTGCTGGCGCTCCACGTGGCGGTCGAACCACACGGTCATCAGCGGCGGGATCGCCGAGGCGAGGCCGAGGAGCGTGCGACCACGGGACCAGCGCTGGTCGACGGCGACGAGGACGGTCACCAGGCTGTAGGCGATGAACGCGATGCCGTGGAGGGGGCCGAAGACCTGGACGCCGAGCTCTGTCGTCTCGGGGACGTACTTGAGGAACATGCCGGCGAGCAGGCCGGTCCAGGTGATCGCCTCGGTGACCGCGACGACCCGGAAGAGGGTGCGTGGGCTCATGCCAGCACGGACTCGGCGAGCGAGGTGAAGAAGCCCAGCCCGTCGGTGCCGGTGCCGGTGAGCTCCTCGACGGCGTGCTCGGGGTGCGGCATCAGGCCGACGACGTTGCCGCGCTCGTTGGTGATGCCGGCGATGTCGTTGAGCGACCCGTTGGGGTTGACCTCGAGGTAGCGCGCCACGACCTGGCCCTCGCCCTCGATCCGCTCCAGCGTGGGCTTGTCGGCGACGAACCCGCCCTCGCCGTTCTTGAGGGCGATCGTGATCTCCTGGCCCTCGGCGTAGGCCGACGTCCAGGGGGTGCGGTTGTTCTCGACACGCAGTCGCTGGTCGCGGCACACGAACTTGCGGTGGTCGTTGCGGATCAGCGCGCCCGGCAGCAGGTGGGACTCGCAGAGGATCTGGAAGCCGTTGCAGATCCCGAGCACCGGCAGGCCGCGGCCGGCGGCCTCGACGACCTCGCCCATGACGGGCGCGAACCGGCTGATCGCGCCACAGCGCAGGTAGTCGCCGTACGAGAAGCCGCCCGGCAGCACCACGGCGTCGACTCCCTTGAGGTCGGCGTCGGCGTGCCAGAGGGCGACCGCCTCGTTGCCGCCGATGCGGACCGCGCGGCGCGCGTCGACGTCGTCGAGCGACCCCGGGAAGGTGACGACGCCGACCCTCACTGGACCGGCTCCTCGACGGTGACCGTGTAGTTCTCGATGACCGGGTTCGACAGCAGCGTCTCGGCCATCTTGTCGACCTCGGCGAGGACCGCGTCGGTCACCTCTCCGTCGAGCTCGAGCTCGAAGCGCTTGCCCTGACGCACCTCGGTGACGCCGGTGAAGCCGAGTCGGGGCAGTGCGCCCTGGACGGCCTTCCCCTGCGGGTCGAGGATCTCGGGCTTCGGCATGACGGAAACGACGACGCGGGCCACGCGCCGCAGTCTAGGGCGCGGAGCGCCCGCGACCGGAATCGGCTCAGCCCGCCGGGACGGCCAGCACCGTCGGCTCGAGCCGACCGCGCAGCACCAGCGGGTCGAGCAGCTGCCAGCGACTGCGCTCCTCGTCGGCGGCCGACAGGACGATCCGCTCCGAGGCCACGACCCGCTCGGGCCGGTCCTTGGCCTGCTCGGTCAGGCGCGCGGCCTCGTTCACCGGGTCGCCGATGACGGTGTACTCGAGCCGGCTGGTGGCGCCCACGTTGCCGGCGATCACCAGGCCCTGGGAGACGCCGATCCCGGCGTCGAGCTCGGGGACCCGCTCACGCAGCTGCTCGGCCATCACCCGGGCCGCGGCGAGGGCGCGTCCGGCCGGGTCGTCGAGCCGCAGCGGGGCGCCGAAGATGCAGAGCGCCGCGTCGCCCTCGAACTTGTTGACCAGGCCCTCGTGGGCGTCGACGACCTCCACGACGACCTCGAAGAACCGGTTGAGGGCCGCGACCACCTCGGCCGGCCCGCGCGAGGCGGCGAACGTGGTGCTGCCGATCACGTCGACGAACAGCGCCGCCGCCTCGACCTCCTCGCCCCCGAGCTCGACGCCGTGCCGCAGCGCCCGACGGGCCACGTCGGCGCCGACGTGGCGGCCGAACAGGTCGCGCAGCTGCTCGCGCTCGCGCAGCGCCACGACCATGTTGTTGAGGCCGGCCTGGAGCTGGCCGATCTCGCCCCACTCGTTGACGTCGACGTGGACGTCGTAGCGGCCCGCCTCGACCTCCGCGAGGGCGGAGGTGAGCTCGTGCATCGGCTCGCCGACGGACTTGGCGAACAGCACGCTCGCGGCCAGCCCCACGACCACGAACATCGTCCCCGCGGCGAGCGACGCGACGGCGAGCCGCTCGAACGACGGCTCGGTCCACGGGGCGAACGCCACCATCAGGATCAGGCCGATCGCGGGCACGCCCGTGGTCAGCACCCAGATGAACACCGCCCGCTCGCCGATGCCGGCGGTCGCCCCGGCCCGCGGCGGGTCGAGCTCGAGCACCCGCGCGGTCGGCTCCTTGAGCAGGCGCGTCGTCAGCAGGTACGACGTGGCCGCGGTCGCCGTACCGCTCGTGAACACGACGCCGAAGCTGATGAAGGCGGTCAGCCAGCTCACCCGGAGGTTGAACACGAAGAGCACCACCGCGGGGAGGACCCACATCGCGGCGGACATCCGGAAGAAGA
Proteins encoded in this region:
- a CDS encoding adenylate/guanylate cyclase domain-containing protein, whose protein sequence is MHAPRHVLPWHVVALQWLANTLGVVITVADYLFLLPLPDEARAGDTVRDNLAIGLALTALSWVVLAVVGAPRVHRALDWTVRREDPDAEERQRTLELPWFFFRMSAAMWVLPAVVLFVFNLRVSWLTAFISFGVVFTSGTATAATSYLLTTRLLKEPTARVLELDPPRAGATAGIGERAVFIWVLTTGVPAIGLILMVAFAPWTEPSFERLAVASLAAGTMFVVVGLAASVLFAKSVGEPMHELTSALAEVEAGRYDVHVDVNEWGEIGQLQAGLNNMVVALREREQLRDLFGRHVGADVARRALRHGVELGGEEVEAAALFVDVIGSTTFAASRGPAEVVAALNRFFEVVVEVVDAHEGLVNKFEGDAALCIFGAPLRLDDPAGRALAAARVMAEQLRERVPELDAGIGVSQGLVIAGNVGATSRLEYTVIGDPVNEAARLTEQAKDRPERVVASERIVLSAADEERSRWQLLDPLVLRGRLEPTVLAVPAG
- a CDS encoding DUF3817 domain-containing protein, with amino-acid sequence MSPRTLFRVVAVTEAITWTGLLAGMFLKYVPETTELGVQVFGPLHGIAFIAYSLVTVLVAVDQRWSRGRTLLGLASAIPPLMTVWFDRHVERQHGLHSAWHSREDSKSRARRSIAWLRAHGSLAALGFVAAVAGLTGVALLVGPPVG
- the purQ gene encoding phosphoribosylformylglycinamidine synthase subunit PurQ; this translates as MRVGVVTFPGSLDDVDARRAVRIGGNEAVALWHADADLKGVDAVVLPGGFSYGDYLRCGAISRFAPVMGEVVEAAGRGLPVLGICNGFQILCESHLLPGALIRNDHRKFVCRDQRLRVENNRTPWTSAYAEGQEITIALKNGEGGFVADKPTLERIEGEGQVVARYLEVNPNGSLNDIAGITNERGNVVGLMPHPEHAVEELTGTGTDGLGFFTSLAESVLA
- a CDS encoding glycoside hydrolase domain-containing protein, yielding MQPRPAPSPLAARFTTPLARLTTAAIAAVLALALLAQVRVADETERPAPLRADLMAAEPNPVTPGNFTGYGFDQCLAPTQKAMDAWLHHSPFLSVGIYISGNSRACRSQPNLTPTWIRTQLQKGWRLLPITLGPQASCSDRFPRYDDDPTINPRPGAEGLYGKARRQARREAVKAVDAAQRLGITKGSTLWYDLEAFDHTNRHCRESALSFLSAWTTGIHKLGYKSGVYGSVGSSVLILDDARVKRPGTYVMPDMLWLARWDGVANTSSSYIREDGWRPGARVKQYQGGHDETWGGVTINIDRNYLDVGRGSVADPEDHCNGTNINPKKYGVLSPGTEATVQVKALQCLLKERGRYDGKLSGVYNDATVASVRQWQSDRGFPVSDRFSVHDWIALHMDNANTVMKVGSAGPAVRRLQRALRAAGVWSQPISGVYDPATASAVRAYQKRVGLKETGIANGKTNVKLDHGRR
- the purS gene encoding phosphoribosylformylglycinamidine synthase subunit PurS; the encoded protein is MARVVVSVMPKPEILDPQGKAVQGALPRLGFTGVTEVRQGKRFELELDGEVTDAVLAEVDKMAETLLSNPVIENYTVTVEEPVQ